One Pseudomonas sp. HOU2 genomic window carries:
- the mreC gene encoding rod shape-determining protein MreC gives MRLLVLAVLSVALMVVDARFDLLKPARKQASLVLMDAYWITDLPGRLWEGIASQFGSRTELVAENEKLKTENLLLQGRMQKLAALTEQNVRLRELLNSSALVNEKVEVAELIGMDPNPFTHRIIINKGERDGVVLGQPVLDARGLMGQVVELMPYTSRVLLLTDTTHSIPVQVNRNGLRAIASGTGNPERLELRHVADTADIKEGDLLVSSGLGQRFPAGYPVATVKEVIHDSGQPFAIVRAVPTAALNRSRYLLLVFSDNRTAEERANDAAQAQENLDAQGGGPMLPATVPKVVNPPAAATPAAAAAPAPAAAASTTPAKPAAKPAAASKPPASHPAARPAAKPPATAPANTGRQE, from the coding sequence GTGCGCCTGTTGGTGCTGGCCGTGCTGTCGGTCGCGCTGATGGTGGTCGATGCCCGCTTCGACCTGCTCAAACCCGCGCGCAAACAAGCGTCGCTGGTGTTGATGGACGCCTACTGGATCACCGACCTGCCCGGACGGCTGTGGGAAGGCATCGCCAGTCAGTTCGGCAGCCGCACCGAGCTGGTCGCCGAAAACGAAAAACTCAAGACCGAGAACCTGCTGTTGCAGGGGCGCATGCAGAAGCTTGCCGCCCTTACCGAGCAGAACGTGCGGCTGCGCGAGTTGCTCAATTCCTCCGCACTGGTCAACGAAAAGGTCGAAGTGGCCGAGTTGATCGGTATGGACCCCAATCCCTTCACCCATCGCATCATCATCAATAAAGGTGAGCGCGATGGCGTGGTGCTCGGTCAGCCGGTGCTCGATGCGCGCGGTCTGATGGGCCAGGTGGTCGAGTTGATGCCGTACACCTCCCGGGTGCTGCTGCTGACCGACACCACTCACAGCATTCCTGTCCAGGTGAACCGTAACGGTCTGCGGGCGATTGCCAGCGGCACCGGCAACCCGGAACGTCTGGAGCTGCGGCATGTTGCTGATACCGCCGACATCAAGGAAGGCGATCTGCTGGTCAGCTCCGGCCTCGGTCAGCGCTTCCCGGCCGGTTATCCGGTGGCGACGGTCAAGGAAGTCATTCACGACTCCGGCCAGCCGTTCGCGATTGTCCGTGCGGTGCCGACCGCGGCGCTGAATCGCAGCCGTTACCTGCTGCTGGTATTCAGCGACAACCGCACCGCCGAAGAGCGTGCCAACGATGCGGCGCAGGCCCAGGAAAATCTTGATGCGCAGGGCGGTGGCCCGATGCTTCCGGCCACGGTGCCGAAAGTCGTCAACCCACCGGCGGCGGCAACGCCAGCTGCAGCCGCCGCTCCAGCTCCAGCTGCTGCGGCCAGCACTACGCCGGCCAAACCTGCGGCCAAGCCAGCGGCGGCGAGCAAGCCGCCAGCATCCCATCCGGCTGCGCGACCGGCGGCGAAACCGCCCGCCACTGCGCCGGCCAATACCGGGAGGCAAGAATAA
- the mreB gene encoding rod shape-determining protein MreB has protein sequence MFKKLRGMFSSDLSIDLGTANTLIYVRERGIVLNEPSVVAIRTHGNQKSVVAVGTEAKRMLGRTPGNIAAIRPMKDGVIADFSVCEKMLQYFINKVHENSFLQPSPRVLICVPCKSTQVERRAIRESALGAGAREVFLIEEPMAAAIGAGLPVEEARGSMVVDIGGGTTEIALISLNGVVYAESVRVGGDRFDEAIITYVRRNYGSLIGESTAERIKQEIGTAYPGGEVREVDVRGRNLAEGVPRAFTLNSNEVLEALQESLATIVQAVKSALEQSPPELASDIAERGLVLTGGGALLRDLDKLLAQETGLPVIVAEDPLTCVARGGGRALEMMDKHTMDLLSSE, from the coding sequence ATGTTCAAGAAACTGCGTGGCATGTTTTCCAGCGATCTTTCCATTGACCTGGGCACTGCCAACACCCTTATTTACGTGCGCGAGCGCGGTATCGTCCTGAATGAGCCATCGGTTGTGGCCATTCGGACACACGGTAACCAGAAAAGTGTCGTTGCTGTCGGCACCGAAGCCAAGCGCATGCTCGGCCGTACGCCGGGCAACATTGCTGCCATTCGTCCGATGAAGGACGGCGTGATCGCCGACTTCAGCGTCTGCGAAAAGATGCTGCAATACTTTATCAACAAGGTTCACGAAAACAGCTTTCTGCAGCCCAGCCCTCGTGTGCTGATCTGCGTTCCATGCAAATCCACCCAGGTTGAGCGTCGTGCCATCCGTGAATCGGCCCTCGGTGCCGGTGCCCGTGAAGTGTTCCTGATCGAAGAGCCAATGGCTGCTGCGATCGGTGCCGGCCTGCCGGTTGAAGAAGCGCGCGGTTCGATGGTCGTCGATATCGGTGGTGGTACCACTGAAATCGCACTGATCTCCCTGAACGGTGTGGTCTATGCCGAATCCGTCCGCGTGGGCGGCGACCGCTTCGACGAAGCGATCATCACCTACGTGCGCCGCAACTACGGCAGCCTGATCGGTGAATCGACTGCCGAGCGCATCAAGCAGGAAATCGGTACGGCCTACCCGGGCGGCGAAGTTCGCGAAGTCGACGTTCGCGGTCGCAACTTGGCCGAAGGCGTTCCACGTGCATTCACCCTGAACTCCAACGAAGTGCTGGAAGCTCTGCAAGAGTCCCTGGCCACTATCGTTCAGGCGGTGAAAAGCGCGCTGGAGCAATCGCCGCCGGAACTGGCTTCCGACATCGCCGAGCGCGGCCTGGTGCTGACCGGTGGTGGCGCGCTGCTGCGTGACCTCGACAAGTTGCTGGCCCAGGAAACCGGTCTGCCGGTGATCGTTGCCGAAGATCCGCTGACCTGCGTTGCTCGCGGCGGTGGCCGTGCATTGGAAATGATGGACAAGCACACCATGGACCTGCTCTCCAGCGAATAA
- the mreD gene encoding rod shape-determining protein MreD, with translation MVGATASRNGWIVWLTFVVGILLSVSPLPMFMEILRPLWLALLLTFWALYMPHTVGMVTAFCLGLAEDVLQGDLLGQNALILTLITFLVLSLQQRLRMFPMWQQCLVILVIFGLAQLVQLWLSALTGNRQPTLALVLPALVSALLWPWVSFALRGLRRRYKIN, from the coding sequence ATGGTCGGGGCTACTGCTTCGCGTAACGGCTGGATTGTCTGGCTGACGTTTGTCGTCGGCATCCTGCTGAGTGTTTCACCGCTGCCGATGTTCATGGAAATCCTGCGCCCGCTGTGGCTGGCCTTGCTGCTGACCTTCTGGGCGTTGTACATGCCGCATACGGTCGGCATGGTCACCGCGTTCTGCCTGGGGCTGGCCGAAGACGTGCTGCAGGGCGATCTGCTTGGTCAGAATGCCTTGATCCTGACGCTGATCACCTTCCTGGTGCTGTCGTTGCAGCAGCGTCTGCGGATGTTCCCGATGTGGCAGCAATGCCTGGTGATCCTGGTGATCTTCGGCCTCGCTCAACTGGTTCAATTGTGGCTCAGCGCCTTGACCGGCAATCGTCAGCCCACTCTGGCGCTGGTATTGCCGGCACTGGTCAGTGCCTTGCTCTGGCCTTGGGTCAGCTTCGCTTTGCGTGGATTGCGCCGGCGCTACAAAATCAACTGA
- the rng gene encoding ribonuclease G — MSEEILINITPMESRVAVVENGVLQEVHVERTQKRGIVGNIYKGKIVRVLPGMQAAFVDIGLDRAAFIHASEISLREGPAVESISALVHEGQSLVVQVTKDPIGSKGARLTTQLSIPSRYLVYMPRTAHVGISLKIEDEAERERLKQVVSDCVAKEGIKEAGGFILRTAAEGAGADEILMDIRYLRRLWDQINAQIQTIGAPSVIYEDLGLALRTLRDLVSPKIEKIRIDSRETFQKTTQFVAELMPEIADRLEHYPGERPIFDLYGVEDEIQKALERKVPLKSGGYLVVDPAEAMTTIDVNTGAFVGHRNLEETIFKTNLEAATAIARQMRLRNLGGIIIIDFIDMEDEEHQRQVLRTLEKQLERDHAKTNIIGITELGLVQMTRKRTRESLEQVLCEPCSSCQGRGKLKTPETICYEIFREILREARAYQAEGYRVLANQKVVDRLLDEESGNVAELEGFIGRTIRFQVETMYSQEQYDVVLL; from the coding sequence ATGAGTGAAGAGATTCTGATCAACATCACGCCGATGGAATCGCGCGTGGCGGTGGTCGAAAACGGTGTGCTGCAAGAAGTCCACGTTGAGCGCACGCAGAAACGCGGGATCGTCGGCAACATCTATAAAGGCAAGATTGTCCGGGTGCTGCCGGGCATGCAGGCGGCATTCGTCGATATCGGACTGGATCGCGCTGCGTTCATTCATGCCTCGGAAATTTCCCTGCGCGAAGGCCCGGCGGTGGAAAGCATCAGCGCGCTGGTGCACGAAGGTCAGAGCCTGGTGGTGCAGGTGACCAAGGATCCGATCGGCTCGAAAGGTGCGCGGCTGACCACGCAGTTGTCGATTCCGTCGCGCTATCTGGTGTACATGCCGCGCACCGCCCACGTCGGCATTTCCCTGAAAATCGAAGACGAAGCCGAGCGCGAGCGCCTCAAGCAGGTGGTCAGCGATTGTGTGGCCAAGGAAGGGATCAAGGAGGCCGGAGGCTTCATCCTGCGTACCGCCGCCGAAGGTGCCGGGGCCGATGAAATCCTCATGGACATCCGTTACCTGCGCCGTCTGTGGGATCAGATCAATGCGCAGATCCAGACCATCGGCGCGCCGAGTGTGATCTACGAAGATCTCGGTCTGGCCCTGCGCACCTTGCGCGATCTGGTCAGCCCGAAAATCGAGAAAATCCGCATCGATTCCCGGGAAACGTTCCAGAAAACCACGCAGTTCGTCGCCGAATTAATGCCGGAAATCGCCGATCGTCTGGAACACTATCCGGGCGAACGGCCGATTTTCGATCTGTATGGCGTCGAAGACGAAATCCAGAAAGCCCTCGAGCGCAAAGTGCCGCTCAAGTCCGGCGGTTATCTGGTGGTCGATCCGGCCGAAGCCATGACCACCATCGACGTCAACACCGGCGCGTTTGTCGGCCATCGCAACCTTGAAGAAACCATCTTCAAGACCAACCTCGAAGCCGCCACCGCGATTGCCCGGCAGATGCGCCTGCGCAATCTGGGCGGGATCATCATCATCGACTTCATCGACATGGAAGATGAAGAGCATCAGCGCCAGGTGCTGCGCACCCTGGAAAAACAGCTCGAACGTGATCACGCCAAGACCAACATCATCGGCATCACCGAGTTGGGCCTGGTGCAGATGACCCGCAAACGCACCCGCGAAAGCCTTGAGCAAGTGCTGTGCGAGCCGTGCAGCAGTTGCCAGGGCCGGGGCAAGCTGAAGACCCCGGAAACCATCTGTTACGAGATTTTCCGCGAGATTCTGCGCGAAGCCCGCGCCTATCAGGCCGAAGGTTACCGGGTGCTGGCGAACCAGAAAGTGGTGGACCGTTTGCTCGATGAAGAATCCGGTAACGTCGCCGAGCTTGAAGGGTTCATTGGCCGCACCATACGCTTTCAGGTCGAAACCATGTATTCCCAGGAACAATATGACGTGGTGCTGCTCTGA
- the gatC gene encoding Asp-tRNA(Asn)/Glu-tRNA(Gln) amidotransferase subunit GatC yields MALERSDVEKIAHLACLGLNDADLPHITSALNSILGLVDEMQAVDTDGIEPLAHPLEASQRLRADVVTETNHREAYQSIAPAVENGLYLVPKVID; encoded by the coding sequence ATGGCGCTAGAACGCTCCGACGTGGAAAAAATCGCACATCTGGCCTGCCTTGGCCTCAATGATGCCGATCTTCCGCACATTACTTCCGCCCTCAACAGCATTCTCGGGCTGGTCGACGAAATGCAGGCTGTCGATACCGACGGTATCGAGCCTTTGGCCCACCCGCTGGAAGCCAGTCAGCGCCTGCGCGCCGACGTCGTGACCGAGACCAATCACCGCGAGGCCTATCAGTCCATCGCACCAGCGGTCGAAAACGGCCTGTATCTGGTTCCGAAAGTCATCGACTAA
- a CDS encoding Maf family protein: MKPLYLASGSPRRRELLTQIGVPFSAISADIDETPLPEESPSAYVERLARGKAEAGRRTRVSDAAFCVLGADTAVVLDGKILGKPVDEADACAMLMMLSGKEHEVLTAIAVLEGQRCESLVVRSLVRFRPISREEAAAYWASGEPRDKAGGYGIQGLGAVFVAGLNGSYSAVVGLPVCETAELLGHFGIPCWQNLNAQ, translated from the coding sequence ATGAAGCCGCTTTACCTCGCCTCTGGTTCGCCGCGTCGGCGTGAGTTGCTCACGCAGATCGGCGTGCCGTTCTCCGCCATCAGTGCGGACATCGATGAAACCCCGCTCCCTGAAGAATCGCCCTCGGCCTATGTCGAACGCCTTGCGCGCGGCAAGGCCGAGGCTGGTCGGCGCACGCGGGTGTCCGACGCGGCGTTTTGCGTTCTGGGCGCGGACACCGCGGTGGTGCTCGACGGCAAAATTCTTGGCAAACCGGTGGACGAAGCCGATGCATGCGCCATGCTGATGATGTTGTCCGGCAAGGAGCATGAAGTGCTGACTGCCATCGCCGTGCTCGAAGGCCAGCGCTGCGAGTCGCTTGTGGTGCGCAGTCTGGTGCGGTTCCGCCCGATCAGCCGCGAAGAGGCTGCGGCCTACTGGGCCAGTGGCGAACCCCGGGACAAGGCCGGCGGTTATGGCATTCAGGGCCTCGGCGCGGTGTTTGTCGCCGGGCTCAATGGCAGCTATTCGGCGGTGGTCGGGCTGCCGGTTTGCGAAACCGCAGAACTGTTGGGCCATTTCGGCATACCCTGTTGGCAAAACCTGAACGCGCAATGA
- the gatB gene encoding Asp-tRNA(Asn)/Glu-tRNA(Gln) amidotransferase subunit GatB produces the protein MQWEVVIGLEIHTQLTTRSKIFSGSSTQFGSEPNTQASLIDLGMPGVLPVLNQEAVRMAVMFGLAIDAEIGQHNVFARKNYFYPDLPKGYQISQMELPIVGKGHLDIALEDGTVKRVGITRAHLEEDAGKSLHEEFNGATGIDLNRAGTPLLEIVSEPDMRSAKEAVAYVKAIHALVRYLGICDGNMAEGSLRCDCNVSVRPKGQVEFGTRCEIKNVNSFRFIEKAINSEIQRQIELIEDGGKVIQQTRLYDPNKDETRPMRSKEEANDYRYFPDPDLLPVVIEESFLGEVRATLPELPPQKRERFQSQFGLSAYDANVLATSREQADYFEKVAAIGGDAKLAANWVMVELGSLLNKQGLDIEDSPVSAELLGGMLQRIKDNTISGKIAKVVFEAMANGEGTADEIIDKRGLKQVTDTGAISAVLDEMLAANAEQVEQYRAADEAKRGKMFGFFVGQAMKASKGKANPQQVNELLKSKLEG, from the coding sequence ATGCAATGGGAAGTCGTGATCGGGCTGGAGATTCACACTCAGCTCACTACCCGGTCGAAAATCTTTTCCGGTAGTTCCACCCAGTTCGGCTCCGAGCCGAACACCCAGGCCAGCCTGATCGACCTGGGCATGCCCGGCGTATTGCCGGTACTGAACCAGGAAGCGGTGCGCATGGCGGTGATGTTCGGTCTGGCGATTGACGCCGAGATCGGTCAGCACAACGTGTTCGCCCGTAAAAACTACTTCTACCCGGATCTGCCGAAGGGCTACCAGATCAGCCAGATGGAATTGCCGATTGTCGGCAAGGGCCACCTGGACATCGCCCTGGAAGACGGCACCGTCAAACGTGTCGGCATCACCCGCGCGCACCTGGAAGAAGACGCCGGCAAGAGCCTGCACGAAGAATTCAACGGTGCCACCGGCATCGACCTGAACCGTGCCGGCACGCCGCTGCTGGAAATCGTTTCCGAGCCGGACATGCGCAGCGCCAAGGAAGCCGTGGCTTACGTCAAGGCGATCCACGCACTGGTGCGTTACCTTGGCATCTGCGACGGCAACATGGCCGAAGGCTCGCTGCGTTGCGACTGCAACGTATCGGTACGCCCGAAAGGCCAGGTCGAGTTCGGCACCCGCTGCGAGATCAAGAACGTCAACTCGTTCCGCTTCATCGAGAAGGCGATCAACTCCGAGATCCAGCGGCAGATCGAGCTGATCGAAGACGGCGGCAAAGTGATCCAGCAGACCCGTCTGTACGATCCGAACAAGGACGAGACCCGTCCGATGCGTTCCAAAGAGGAAGCCAACGACTACCGTTACTTCCCCGATCCGGACCTGCTGCCGGTGGTCATCGAAGAGTCGTTCCTCGGCGAGGTGCGCGCCACCCTGCCGGAACTGCCACCGCAAAAACGCGAGCGCTTCCAGAGCCAGTTCGGTCTGTCGGCCTACGACGCCAACGTGCTGGCTACCAGCCGTGAGCAAGCGGACTACTTCGAGAAAGTCGCAGCCATTGGTGGCGACGCCAAACTGGCGGCGAACTGGGTGATGGTCGAGTTGGGCAGCCTGCTCAACAAGCAAGGCCTGGACATCGAGGACTCGCCGGTTTCCGCTGAACTATTGGGCGGCATGCTGCAGCGCATCAAGGACAACACCATCTCCGGCAAGATCGCCAAAGTGGTGTTCGAAGCGATGGCCAACGGCGAAGGCACGGCAGACGAGATCATCGACAAGCGCGGTCTCAAGCAAGTGACCGACACTGGCGCGATCTCCGCAGTACTGGACGAAATGCTCGCGGCCAACGCCGAGCAGGTCGAGCAATACCGCGCGGCAGACGAAGCCAAACGCGGCAAGATGTTCGGCTTCTTCGTCGGTCAGGCCATGAAGGCTTCGAAAGGCAAAGCCAACCCGCAGCAAGTGAACGAACTGCTGAAAAGCAAGCTCGAAGGCTGA
- the gatA gene encoding Asp-tRNA(Asn)/Glu-tRNA(Gln) amidotransferase subunit GatA, whose product MHQMTLAEIARGLADKKFSSEELTKVLLARITQLDPQLNSFISLTEELALEQAKAADARRANGESGALLGAPIAHKDLFCTQGIRTSCGSKMLDNFKAPYDATVVAKLAAAGAVTLGKTNMDEFAMGSANESSWYGAVKNPWNLEHVPGGSSGGSAAAVAARLLPAATATDTGGSIRQPAAFTNLTGLKPTYGRVSRWGMIAYASSLDQGGPLARTAEDCAILLQGMAGFDQNDSTSIDEPVPDYSASLGDSLQGLRIGVPKEYFSAGLDPRIAELIQNSIKELQKLGAVIKEISLPNMQHAIPAYYVIAPAEASSNLSRFDGVRFGHRCENPENLIDLYKRSRGEGFGPEVQRRIMVGAYALSAGYYDAYYLKAQKIRRLVKNDFMAAFNEVDIILGPTTPNPAWKLGAKNSDPVAAYLEDVYTITANLAGLPGLSMPAGFVDGLPVGVQLLAPYFQEGRLLNVAHQYQLHTDWHTRTPQGF is encoded by the coding sequence ATGCATCAAATGACTCTGGCCGAGATCGCCCGCGGTCTCGCCGATAAAAAGTTTTCCTCCGAAGAGCTGACCAAAGTCCTGCTGGCGCGTATTACCCAGCTCGATCCGCAGCTCAACAGTTTCATCAGCCTCACCGAAGAGCTGGCACTCGAGCAGGCGAAAGCCGCCGATGCACGCCGGGCCAATGGTGAGAGCGGCGCCCTGCTCGGTGCGCCGATCGCCCACAAGGACCTGTTCTGCACCCAGGGCATCCGCACCAGCTGCGGCTCGAAGATGCTCGACAACTTCAAGGCGCCGTACGATGCCACCGTGGTTGCGAAACTGGCCGCTGCCGGCGCCGTGACTCTGGGCAAGACCAACATGGACGAATTCGCCATGGGTTCGGCCAACGAGTCAAGCTGGTACGGCGCGGTGAAAAACCCGTGGAACCTGGAACACGTCCCGGGCGGCTCCTCCGGTGGTTCGGCGGCGGCAGTTGCCGCGCGTCTGTTGCCGGCGGCCACGGCCACCGACACCGGTGGTTCGATTCGTCAGCCCGCTGCATTCACCAACCTCACCGGCCTGAAACCGACCTACGGTCGTGTGTCGCGCTGGGGCATGATCGCGTACGCCTCCAGCCTCGATCAGGGCGGCCCTCTGGCGCGCACTGCCGAAGACTGCGCAATTTTGTTGCAAGGTATGGCCGGGTTCGATCAGAACGATTCCACCAGCATCGATGAGCCGGTTCCGGATTACTCCGCCAGCCTTGGCGATTCGCTGCAGGGCCTGCGCATCGGCGTGCCGAAGGAATACTTCAGCGCCGGTCTCGACCCGCGCATCGCCGAACTGATCCAGAACAGCATCAAAGAGCTGCAGAAGCTCGGTGCCGTGATCAAGGAAATCAGCCTGCCGAACATGCAGCACGCGATTCCTGCGTACTACGTGATCGCCCCGGCCGAAGCTTCCTCGAACCTGTCGCGTTTCGACGGCGTGCGCTTCGGCCATCGCTGCGAGAACCCGGAAAACCTGATCGACCTGTACAAGCGCTCCCGCGGCGAAGGCTTCGGGCCTGAAGTGCAGCGCCGGATCATGGTCGGTGCCTACGCGCTGTCCGCCGGTTACTACGACGCCTACTACCTCAAGGCGCAGAAGATCCGTCGTCTGGTGAAGAACGACTTCATGGCTGCCTTTAATGAAGTCGACATCATCCTCGGCCCAACCACGCCGAACCCGGCCTGGAAGCTCGGCGCGAAGAACAGCGACCCGGTCGCTGCCTATCTGGAAGACGTCTACACCATCACCGCCAACCTCGCGGGCCTGCCGGGCCTGTCGATGCCGGCCGGTTTTGTCGACGGTCTGCCGGTGGGCGTGCAGTTGCTTGCGCCGTATTTCCAGGAAGGCCGTTTGCTCAACGTTGCCCACCAGTATCAGTTACACACTGACTGGCACACCCGCACCCCGCAGGGGTTTTGA